From Topomyia yanbarensis strain Yona2022 chromosome 1, ASM3024719v1, whole genome shotgun sequence, one genomic window encodes:
- the LOC131677608 gene encoding zinc finger protein 32-like encodes MDVFGNAFAGRCSFCAGLCTGPFRHVLAVTEERKVQIRCALTKLNSPIASLVQSSYITCDKCRRTLIQQLLIPESCFQIRPNAEEVDIKVEPELVPEDADDERSDAGNAVEDVDEFPLFPLEPETEMRIKGENGEVYVISGMGEEKVEMGDLQSVFVDFMDPDRKMTQNASKRKKGPDDLPLKKDRSLPIRHRCPYCNKGFADKCLMTTHIRWHTGEKPFKCKFCGKGFCENSKLTLHLRTHTGERPYACPHCPKTFTQSVTLKIHIRVHTRETPYVCEYCDRGFTQSYNLTVHLRTQHNQITVYRGREVGVLPEHKCRICGKVYRSAKSFRLHEKLHATGKLFDCRDCGKKYTYMHKCKASKGEAKEKVYSCKICSQTFKHQQSVVYHMSNKHKRFDSGLGDLETDEEAICGS; translated from the exons ATGGATGTTTTTGGAAATGCTTT CGCCGGCCGGTGTAGTTTCTGCGCTGGCCTATGCACAGGACCCTTTCGACACGTGCTTGCCGTTACGGAAGAACGGAAAGTACAAATCAGATGCGCCCTGACGAAGCTAAACTCCCCCATCGCTTCGCTAGTGCAATCTAGTTACATCACATGTGACAAATGCCGCCGAACGCTTATACAGCAGCTTCTTATTCCCGAGAGCTGCTTTCAGATTCGGCCCAACGCGGAAGAGGTTGACATCAAAGTGGAACCGGAGTTGGTACCCGAGGACGCGGACGATGAGCGATCGGATGCCGGAAACGCAGTGGAAGATGTCGATGAATTCCCACTTTTTCCCTTGGAACCGGAAACCGAAATGCGCATCAAGGGGGAGAATGGAGAGGTTTACGTTATCAGCGGGATGGGAGAGGAAAAAGTTGAAATGGGTGATTTGCAGAGCGTTTTCGTCGATTTTATGGATCCGGATCGTAAGATGACACAAAATGCTTCGAAGCGAAAAAAGGGACCTGATGATTTGCCGCTGAAGAAGGATCGTTCATTACCCATTCGGCACCGATGTCCTTATTGTAATAAGGGGTTTGCGGACAAGTGTCTGATGACGACGCATATTCGATGGCATACGG GAGAAAAGCCCTTCAAATGTAAATTTTGTGGAAAAGGATTTTGCGAAAACTCAAAACTTACTCTGCACCTGCGGACTCACACAG GTGAACGCCCTTACGCTTGTCCACACTGTCCGAAAACATTCACTCAATCGGTGACGCTTAAGATACACATCCGGGTGCACACCCGCGAAACTCCGTACGTGTGCGAATACTGCGACCGAGGGTTCACTCAATCCTACAATCTGACGGTGCACCTGCGAACCCAGCACAACCAGATAACGGTATACCGAGGACGCGAAGTCGGCGTGCTGCCCGAGCACAAATGCCGAATATGTGGCAAGGTCTACCGATCGGCAAAAAGTTTCCGGCTGCACGAGAAGTTGCATGCCACCGGGAAACTGTTCGATTGTCGCGATTGTGGTAAAAAGTATACCTATATGCACAAATGCAAGGCTTCCAAGGGCGAAGCGAAGGAAAAGGTGTACTCGTGTAAAATCTGCAGCCAAACATTCAAGCATCAGCAGAGCGTCGTGTACCACATGAGCAACAAACACAAACGGTTCGACAGTGGTTTGGGAGATCTGGAGACGGACGAAGAAGCGATTTGCGGAAGCTGA